One region of Desulfurobacterium indicum genomic DNA includes:
- a CDS encoding HlyD family secretion protein, producing the protein MDRKKIFSAAGLLIAIGATIWLGHYFYLRHIYVISEDAFQKANIVTVSTEDVSGNIKKLFVKEYQNVRKGEPLFKVDDALYKKQVKMLKEKLDALKFKKKSLENKLSQIKVQIPQQVKMAQDKLKAELQQLSMLQNKEAMAFINYKAGVEKAKSGVEAAEKGVEAAKTDLKRWENQYKRFKELYKKGIISKQQFEEIESAYSAAQFKYQKALAELKNAQEGLKEAKSLINNVSIVRKERKALEAKIAATRKQITVAKATLKSIDELKNSIKALEKEIEATKAELGKAKILLSHTLVKSPINGVVAKKWRENGDFVTPGLPVYSVYDPKTFYVLAWIEEDRIKNFKVGAYTEAELEVCGKTFKGKVTSIGTAAGSTFALIPRDTSQGEFTKVTQRIPVKIKLKDVPKVCIKPGTSVTVYIRKD; encoded by the coding sequence ATGGACAGAAAAAAGATTTTTTCAGCAGCAGGACTTTTAATAGCAATTGGTGCAACAATCTGGTTGGGACACTACTTTTATCTTCGTCACATTTACGTAATCTCTGAAGACGCCTTTCAAAAAGCAAATATAGTAACAGTATCCACAGAAGATGTATCAGGAAACATCAAAAAGCTGTTCGTGAAGGAATACCAGAATGTAAGAAAAGGAGAACCTCTCTTTAAAGTAGATGATGCTCTCTACAAAAAACAGGTAAAAATGCTGAAAGAAAAACTGGACGCTCTTAAATTCAAGAAAAAGTCTCTTGAAAATAAACTATCTCAGATAAAAGTGCAAATTCCCCAACAGGTCAAAATGGCTCAAGACAAGCTAAAAGCCGAACTGCAACAACTCTCCATGCTTCAAAATAAGGAAGCAATGGCATTCATTAACTATAAAGCTGGTGTTGAAAAGGCAAAAAGCGGTGTTGAAGCTGCAGAAAAAGGTGTTGAAGCTGCTAAAACAGATCTTAAAAGATGGGAAAATCAGTATAAAAGATTCAAAGAGCTTTACAAAAAAGGCATAATCTCAAAACAGCAGTTTGAAGAAATCGAAAGTGCCTACAGCGCAGCACAATTTAAATACCAGAAAGCTCTGGCAGAACTTAAAAACGCACAGGAAGGACTGAAAGAAGCTAAATCACTGATAAACAACGTTTCCATTGTAAGAAAAGAGAGAAAAGCTCTCGAAGCAAAAATCGCAGCCACAAGGAAACAGATAACGGTTGCAAAAGCAACTTTAAAATCAATAGATGAACTTAAAAACTCTATAAAGGCCCTTGAGAAAGAAATTGAAGCAACAAAAGCAGAACTTGGAAAGGCAAAAATTCTTCTGTCACATACACTTGTAAAATCACCAATAAACGGCGTAGTAGCTAAAAAGTGGAGAGAAAACGGAGATTTTGTAACACCGGGACTCCCTGTATATTCTGTATATGACCCAAAAACTTTTTACGTGTTAGCATGGATAGAAGAAGACCGCATTAAAAACTTTAAGGTTGGAGCCTACACTGAAGCTGAACTTGAAGTATGCGGTAAAACATTCAAAGGGAAAGTAACTTCCATAGGAACGGCAGCAGGCTCAACCTTTGCCCTTATCCCGAGAGACACATCTCAGGGAGAATTTACAAAAGTTACACAGCGAATTCCCGTAAAAATAAAACTGAAAGACGTTCCGAAAGTATGCATCAAGCCTGGAACAAGCGTTACCGTTTATATAAGGAAGGATTGA
- a CDS encoding transporter substrate-binding domain-containing protein encodes MKRVKKLYLTLLALLVAFVSFLPVKAGTLDKIKQRGYMIVGVKYDFKPFGFVNEKGEVVGFDVDLVKYIAKKLGVKLKLVQVTSKTRIPMLESGTVDLVAASMTHKRKRDLPIDFTISYYFDGQAILARSDCTAKSYKDFAGKRVAAIQGATSGPNFKKVQPKAQIVYFQEYPQALMALMKGKVDAITTDYTWCATQAKDSHGRLKVIGEPFTYEPYGMGVRENDSDFRDAINFAIQDAVMDGTYAKIYKKWFGKEPTRLPEVWPK; translated from the coding sequence ATGAAAAGGGTGAAAAAGCTTTATTTAACCTTGCTTGCCCTGCTTGTTGCTTTTGTTTCGTTCCTTCCGGTAAAGGCTGGAACGCTTGATAAGATAAAGCAACGTGGATACATGATCGTGGGTGTTAAGTATGACTTTAAGCCTTTTGGATTTGTAAATGAGAAAGGTGAGGTTGTAGGATTTGATGTTGATCTTGTTAAGTACATTGCTAAAAAGCTTGGAGTTAAGCTTAAACTTGTTCAGGTTACATCTAAAACGAGAATTCCGATGCTTGAAAGTGGAACTGTTGATCTTGTTGCTGCTTCAATGACTCATAAAAGGAAAAGGGATCTTCCTATAGACTTTACTATTAGCTACTACTTTGATGGTCAGGCTATTTTAGCAAGGAGTGACTGCACTGCAAAAAGCTATAAGGACTTTGCGGGTAAGAGAGTTGCTGCAATTCAAGGTGCCACAAGCGGTCCGAACTTTAAAAAGGTTCAACCGAAAGCCCAAATTGTTTACTTCCAGGAGTATCCTCAGGCTCTTATGGCTTTGATGAAAGGGAAGGTGGATGCTATTACAACCGATTATACCTGGTGTGCTACTCAAGCAAAAGATTCTCACGGAAGACTTAAGGTTATAGGTGAACCGTTCACTTATGAACCTTACGGTATGGGTGTTAGAGAGAACGACAGTGACTTTAGAGATGCCATTAACTTTGCCATTCAGGATGCTGTTATGGATGGCACTTATGCTAAAATCTATAAAAAATGGTTCGGTAAGGAGCCTACAAGACTTCCTGAAGTATGGCCTAAGTAA
- a CDS encoding amino acid ABC transporter permease — protein MIVDLLIEFRNLIIQGFLTTVKLSLIGIALSTIWGFIIGFFRNSRSEWLRIFGYYYVELFRNIPLIVQIFFIYFSFNIVDVFPVLKVVAKVLHVEDPNAFFSALIALVLYTSAYISEVVRSGLNAIPYSQIEAAMSLGFTRLQTIMYVIIPELFLVIIPALTNQYLNLIKNSSLAMTIGVAELTFVTQQIDAETFRGFEAATIVTILYIFLTLTTSLIMSLVNRWVSKNGRRVFA, from the coding sequence ATGATTGTTGATTTGTTGATTGAGTTTAGAAACTTAATAATCCAAGGATTTTTAACTACGGTAAAGCTATCCCTTATTGGGATAGCTTTATCTACCATCTGGGGATTTATCATAGGTTTTTTCAGAAATTCCCGTTCGGAATGGTTGAGAATTTTCGGTTATTACTACGTTGAACTTTTCAGGAACATACCTCTTATCGTTCAGATTTTCTTTATCTACTTTTCCTTTAACATTGTTGATGTTTTTCCGGTCTTGAAAGTTGTAGCTAAAGTTCTTCATGTAGAAGATCCAAACGCTTTTTTCTCTGCTTTAATAGCTCTTGTTCTTTACACTTCTGCCTACATTTCTGAAGTTGTAAGGTCGGGACTTAACGCTATTCCCTATTCTCAGATAGAAGCAGCGATGAGTCTCGGTTTTACAAGACTTCAAACAATAATGTATGTTATCATTCCGGAACTTTTCCTCGTTATTATTCCAGCTCTTACCAATCAGTATCTTAACCTTATAAAAAACTCTTCGCTGGCCATGACAATAGGTGTTGCAGAGTTAACTTTTGTTACGCAGCAAATAGATGCAGAGACATTCAGAGGTTTTGAAGCGGCAACCATAGTGACGATACTTTACATATTTTTGACGCTTACAACGTCGCTTATTATGAGTCTTGTTAATAGGTGGGTTTCTAAAAATGGCAGGCGCGTATTTGCATGA
- a CDS encoding amino acid ABC transporter permease: protein MFFYFKHLNLKPVLTKDNIRFLLLGMPDQIGGLALTILMTVILIPVTLVWGAVLAVMRNSKFFKWFATVYIEIVRATPLIMVIFWVYFAIPIFVKSVTGEDISVQPVIAALIAFSIFTSAYIAEIVRSGLNSISKGIKEAGESLGFTKFQIYFYIIMPLVIKRMLPALISQYIAMFKDTSLAYIIGVIEFFRAATILNNRLFLSMEIFTIVAIVYFIIAFTMSRFARYLEVKWRKQLSD from the coding sequence ATGTTTTTTTACTTTAAACATCTTAATCTCAAACCGGTTTTAACAAAGGATAATATTCGTTTTCTGTTGCTTGGAATGCCCGATCAAATAGGTGGTTTGGCTCTTACTATTTTGATGACCGTTATTCTCATTCCAGTTACGCTCGTCTGGGGTGCTGTTCTTGCCGTTATGAGAAATTCTAAATTCTTTAAATGGTTTGCCACTGTCTATATTGAAATCGTAAGGGCGACACCTTTAATAATGGTGATTTTCTGGGTTTATTTTGCCATTCCTATCTTTGTTAAAAGTGTGACAGGGGAAGATATATCTGTTCAACCGGTAATTGCTGCTCTGATCGCCTTTTCTATATTTACTTCTGCTTATATTGCAGAAATTGTAAGGAGCGGTCTTAATTCAATTTCAAAAGGGATAAAAGAAGCCGGAGAGAGCCTGGGTTTTACCAAATTCCAGATCTATTTCTATATCATTATGCCTCTTGTTATTAAGAGGATGCTTCCTGCCTTGATTTCCCAATATATTGCGATGTTTAAGGATACTTCACTTGCCTATATTATCGGTGTTATAGAGTTTTTCCGTGCTGCGACGATTTTAAATAACCGTCTCTTCCTCAGTATGGAAATTTTTACGATTGTTGCTATTGTTTACTTTATTATTGCCTTTACCATGAGCAGATTTGCCAGATATCTTGAGGTTAAGTGGAGGAAGCAGTTAAGTGACTAA
- a CDS encoding amino acid ABC transporter ATP-binding protein → MEEKIIEFIHVGKYFGDFKVLDDINFDVKKSEIIVICGPSGSGKSTMIRCINRLEEIDEGKILFHGKDIRDIKPIELRKKIGMVFQHFNLFPHLTVLENVMLPLVKVQKKKKKEAEQIAVETLERVRMGDQLHKYPSELSGGQKQRVAIARVLAMKPEVMLFDEPTSALDPEMVNEVLDVMKGLAREDITILCVTHEMGFAREVADRIIFMDKGKIVENTDVETFFKHTDNPRIKEFLSKIM, encoded by the coding sequence ATGGAAGAAAAAATTATAGAGTTTATTCATGTCGGTAAGTACTTTGGTGATTTCAAAGTTCTTGATGATATAAATTTTGATGTAAAAAAGTCTGAAATTATAGTGATATGCGGCCCAAGTGGGAGCGGTAAATCAACGATGATTCGCTGTATAAACAGGCTTGAAGAGATAGACGAGGGTAAAATTCTGTTTCACGGTAAAGATATAAGAGATATTAAGCCTATAGAATTAAGAAAGAAGATAGGTATGGTTTTTCAGCACTTTAATTTGTTCCCACATTTGACTGTTCTTGAGAATGTGATGCTTCCACTTGTTAAGGTTCAGAAGAAAAAGAAGAAAGAGGCAGAGCAGATAGCTGTTGAAACCCTTGAGCGGGTCAGAATGGGGGATCAGCTTCACAAGTATCCGAGCGAGCTTTCGGGAGGTCAGAAGCAGAGAGTTGCTATAGCCAGAGTGCTTGCCATGAAGCCGGAAGTTATGCTTTTCGATGAGCCTACTTCTGCGCTTGATCCTGAGATGGTGAATGAAGTTCTTGATGTTATGAAAGGACTTGCCAGAGAAGATATTACCATCCTTTGTGTTACTCATGAGATGGGTTTTGCAAGGGAAGTTGCTGATAGAATAATTTTTATGGATAAAGGTAAAATAGTGGAAAATACAGACGTGGAGACATTTTTCAAACACACGGATAATCCGCGGATAAAAGAGTTTCTCTCGAAGATAATGTAA
- a CDS encoding YlbF family regulator — MSEVIKKAAELADAIAKSDELKNLRSAEQELLADPEAMELYNEFQRLQQMAQMAGTPEVMQQLEEAYKKFAENEKAKAFLEANQQFGAMLETINKMLQEAIEGPKQHGSCGSCGGCGV; from the coding sequence ATGTCTGAAGTAATCAAAAAAGCAGCTGAGCTTGCTGACGCTATCGCTAAGTCAGACGAGCTTAAAAACCTTAGAAGTGCAGAGCAAGAACTCCTTGCCGATCCTGAAGCAATGGAACTTTACAATGAGTTTCAGAGACTTCAGCAGATGGCTCAAATGGCCGGGACTCCAGAAGTAATGCAACAGCTTGAGGAAGCTTACAAGAAATTTGCTGAGAATGAAAAGGCAAAAGCTTTTCTTGAAGCTAACCAGCAATTTGGAGCTATGCTTGAGACTATAAATAAAATGCTTCAAGAAGCTATTGAAGGTCCTAAGCAACACGGAAGTTGTGGAAGCTGCGGTGGTTGTGGCGTCTAA
- the dapE gene encoding succinyl-diaminopimelate desuccinylase, translating to MKLLEILKELINIPSTYGNEKEIADFTENFIKENNPSLKVGRVSNTIIAHTEINDEKPTIALVGHLDTVPGTNEFTGKIIDGKLYGLGASDMKGGDAVILKIIEDSGKENLKTPYNMVYIFYEKEEGPYLESGLIPLYEKYKHLIEKINLAIILEPTNNAVQVGCLGVIHCGMTFKGKRAHSARPWQGENAIHKGWKLLKILSEKKPEKYEFHGLIYQEVMNATMVDFTGARNIIPDSFTVNVNYRFSPSKTLDEAVKDLEKLGKEAGVDELEWRDLSPSGRVCLDNPILENFIKSHNLQVEPKQAWTDVARFSQWGIDAVNFGPGQPSQAHQKNEYIEIEKLQKNYEILKSFLSK from the coding sequence ATGAAACTTTTAGAAATACTTAAAGAACTGATAAATATTCCCTCAACATACGGAAATGAAAAAGAAATCGCCGACTTTACAGAAAATTTCATAAAAGAAAACAACCCTTCTCTTAAAGTAGGAAGAGTTTCAAACACAATTATTGCACATACGGAAATCAACGACGAAAAACCGACAATAGCCTTAGTGGGACACCTTGATACTGTTCCTGGAACAAACGAATTTACTGGAAAAATTATCGACGGGAAACTTTATGGCCTCGGTGCCAGTGACATGAAGGGCGGAGATGCAGTGATATTGAAAATCATTGAAGATTCAGGAAAAGAAAATCTAAAAACACCATACAACATGGTATACATATTTTATGAAAAAGAAGAAGGTCCTTACCTTGAAAGCGGATTAATTCCTTTATATGAGAAATACAAACATCTCATTGAGAAAATAAACCTTGCAATAATCCTTGAACCTACCAACAACGCTGTTCAGGTAGGTTGTCTGGGAGTAATCCACTGCGGAATGACATTTAAAGGAAAGAGAGCCCACTCTGCAAGACCGTGGCAGGGAGAAAATGCTATTCACAAGGGATGGAAGCTACTTAAAATTCTGTCTGAAAAGAAACCTGAAAAATACGAATTCCACGGGCTAATATACCAAGAAGTAATGAACGCAACAATGGTGGATTTCACAGGTGCTAGAAATATTATTCCAGACAGCTTTACCGTTAATGTGAACTACAGATTTTCACCATCAAAAACGTTAGATGAAGCGGTAAAAGATCTGGAAAAATTAGGAAAAGAAGCTGGAGTTGACGAACTGGAGTGGAGAGATTTGTCACCTTCAGGAAGAGTATGCCTTGATAATCCAATCCTTGAAAATTTTATAAAAAGCCACAACTTACAGGTGGAACCTAAACAGGCATGGACAGATGTAGCGAGGTTTTCCCAGTGGGGAATAGATGCTGTTAATTTCGGCCCTGGACAACCTTCCCAGGCACACCAGAAAAACGAGTATATAGAAATAGAAAAACTACAAAAAAATTACGAAATTTTAAAGAGTTTCTTATCAAAATAA
- a CDS encoding excinuclease ABC subunit UvrC: protein MSVKRFEEKLKAVPDLPGVYMFYDDDGKVVYVGKARSLKKRIASHLKATDPSDKSYRIVKASSDFDFVVVRNEREALALEAELIKKHLPKFNVLMKDDKSYPFLLITDESFPSVRLVRKTDKLSGRRFGPFIPAKNARLTMDLIHRLFRLRKCKELKKRDRPCIQYHMERCCAPCCRYVSKREYMEQVSGAISFLEGNVKSYLQRLYEHIEDLAQRQEFERAAFLRDQFVAIKNLYEKYAVFMDEYKDCDIFYLEEKAGLFEGIHIIVRHGIIMGRETFSFDPFEPWDTDTVRELFSDTTAGIDVIGSIWLRNYFESRGIPPHVFANFVPSGLSINVKPIPEEMLKIVFQNKKKRDKIYLNIDFEALSAEYESVFMDSFPERVEVFDISTLQGEATVASCIVWEKGRFVKDDYRRYRIKTVKGVNDYASMEEVLTRRFRSIKDKKVKMPSLILIDGGIGQLNVAIKIRELFGFSFRVFSIAKREEIIYTDEGEVVETKKYPYLFRFFTVLRDEAHRFAITYNRYLRSKKLRKSIFDDVKGLGMKRRRIIEKFYPDVKELATVTVDELRQIGIPEKVAVQLIKRVKEVYGE, encoded by the coding sequence ATGAGTGTAAAGCGATTTGAGGAAAAGTTAAAAGCAGTTCCTGATCTTCCCGGTGTCTATATGTTTTATGATGATGACGGTAAGGTTGTTTATGTTGGAAAGGCGCGTTCTTTGAAAAAGCGCATAGCTTCTCATTTGAAAGCTACGGATCCTTCCGATAAGAGTTACAGGATTGTAAAGGCTTCTTCTGATTTTGATTTCGTAGTTGTCAGGAATGAACGGGAAGCACTGGCTCTGGAAGCGGAACTTATAAAAAAGCACCTTCCTAAATTCAATGTTCTTATGAAGGATGATAAAAGTTATCCTTTCCTTCTGATTACCGATGAATCTTTTCCTTCTGTAAGGCTTGTTAGAAAGACGGATAAACTTTCGGGCCGCCGCTTCGGTCCGTTTATACCGGCAAAGAATGCACGTTTAACCATGGATTTAATTCACAGACTTTTCAGGCTCAGGAAATGTAAAGAGCTTAAAAAACGAGATCGGCCGTGTATTCAGTATCATATGGAAAGATGTTGTGCACCGTGTTGTAGATATGTTTCTAAAAGAGAGTATATGGAGCAGGTAAGTGGTGCAATATCCTTTCTGGAGGGAAACGTTAAATCTTACCTTCAACGGTTATATGAGCATATAGAGGATCTGGCTCAGAGGCAGGAATTTGAAAGGGCAGCTTTCCTTAGGGATCAGTTTGTTGCGATAAAAAATCTTTATGAAAAATATGCCGTTTTTATGGATGAGTATAAGGATTGTGATATTTTTTATCTTGAAGAGAAGGCTGGCCTTTTTGAAGGTATTCATATTATTGTTCGTCACGGTATTATAATGGGGAGGGAAACTTTCTCATTTGATCCATTTGAGCCCTGGGATACTGATACTGTGAGGGAACTTTTTTCCGACACTACTGCCGGGATTGATGTTATAGGTTCTATATGGCTCAGGAACTATTTCGAAAGTAGAGGAATTCCTCCTCATGTTTTTGCAAATTTTGTTCCTTCCGGACTTTCCATTAATGTGAAGCCGATACCAGAAGAGATGTTGAAGATTGTGTTTCAGAATAAGAAAAAGAGAGACAAAATTTACCTGAATATAGATTTTGAGGCTTTATCGGCAGAATACGAGTCTGTTTTTATGGATTCTTTTCCTGAGAGGGTGGAAGTCTTTGATATTTCAACTCTTCAGGGAGAAGCTACCGTCGCTTCTTGCATTGTCTGGGAAAAAGGAAGATTTGTTAAAGACGATTATAGACGTTACAGGATAAAAACGGTAAAAGGTGTTAATGATTATGCCTCTATGGAGGAGGTTTTAACACGTCGTTTTCGCTCCATAAAGGATAAAAAAGTGAAAATGCCTTCACTTATACTTATAGATGGAGGTATCGGTCAACTTAATGTAGCTATTAAAATTAGAGAGCTTTTTGGTTTTTCTTTCAGGGTTTTTTCCATAGCCAAAAGAGAGGAGATAATTTATACTGATGAAGGAGAGGTTGTTGAAACAAAGAAGTATCCTTACCTGTTTAGATTTTTTACTGTTTTGAGAGATGAGGCTCACAGGTTTGCAATCACTTATAATAGATATTTGAGGAGTAAAAAACTCAGGAAGAGTATTTTTGATGATGTGAAAGGTCTGGGAATGAAGAGGAGAAGAATAATAGAGAAATTCTATCCGGATGTTAAAGAACTTGCTACAGTTACGGTTGATGAGCTGAGGCAGATTGGTATTCCGGAGAAGGTTGCTGTTCAATTGATAAAGAGAGTTAAAGAAGTTTATGGAGAATGA
- a CDS encoding HIT family protein: MEILWAPWRLSYVQKVTESKGSGCFICDAFNDSPENDKKNLLLHRGKKALVILNRFPYNTAHLMICPVRHTGDFETLLPEEMAEIDELLKKSIRVIRRAYNPDGFNVGLNLGKPSGGSHDTHIHYHIVPRWNGDTNFMPIIGGVKVIPQSLEETYDILKKFWSDND; the protein is encoded by the coding sequence ATGGAAATACTCTGGGCTCCATGGAGGTTGTCTTACGTTCAGAAAGTCACGGAGAGTAAAGGTAGCGGTTGCTTTATATGCGATGCTTTTAACGATAGTCCTGAAAATGATAAAAAAAATCTTCTTCTCCACAGAGGTAAAAAAGCTCTGGTTATTTTGAATAGATTTCCGTATAACACTGCGCATCTTATGATATGTCCTGTTCGGCATACCGGGGATTTTGAAACCCTGCTTCCTGAGGAAATGGCGGAGATTGACGAACTTTTGAAAAAATCGATAAGAGTGATAAGGAGAGCTTACAATCCTGATGGTTTTAATGTGGGCCTTAATCTCGGGAAACCTTCCGGAGGAAGCCACGATACACACATTCATTATCATATCGTTCCGAGGTGGAACGGGGATACAAATTTTATGCCGATAATAGGTGGTGTTAAGGTTATTCCACAGTCTCTTGAGGAGACTTACGACATACTGAAAAAATTCTGGAGTGATAATGATTAA